The following are encoded together in the Streptomyces tsukubensis genome:
- the rsmA gene encoding 16S rRNA (adenine(1518)-N(6)/adenine(1519)-N(6))-dimethyltransferase RsmA, whose product MLGPADIRELAGALGVRPTKQRGQNFVIDANTVRRIVRTAGVRPDDVVVEVGPGLGSLTLALIEAADRVTAVEIDDVLAAALPATIAARLPGRADRFALVHSDAMRVDTLPGPAPTALVANLPYNVAVPVLLHMLETFPTIERSLVMVQAEVADRLAAAPGSKVYGVPSVKANWYTEVKRAGSIGRSVFWPAPNVDSGLVSLVRRAEPVATSATRREVFAVVDAAFAQRRKTLRAALSGWAGSAPAAEAALTAAGVSPQARGESLTVEEFARIAEHRPAGLAAAPRRQENQPQQETRQHQENQPQHETRQHQGKQAQQETQQKEGDA is encoded by the coding sequence CTGCTCGGTCCCGCCGACATCCGCGAGCTGGCCGGCGCCCTCGGCGTACGCCCCACAAAGCAGCGCGGTCAGAACTTCGTCATCGACGCCAACACCGTCCGCAGGATCGTGCGTACCGCCGGGGTGCGCCCCGACGACGTGGTGGTCGAGGTCGGCCCGGGGCTCGGCTCGCTGACGCTGGCGTTGATCGAAGCCGCCGACCGTGTCACGGCCGTGGAGATCGACGACGTTCTCGCCGCCGCGCTGCCCGCCACGATCGCGGCGCGCCTGCCGGGCCGGGCCGACCGTTTCGCGCTGGTCCACTCGGACGCGATGCGCGTGGACACGCTCCCGGGACCCGCCCCGACGGCGCTGGTCGCCAACCTCCCTTACAACGTGGCCGTACCGGTACTGCTGCACATGCTGGAGACGTTCCCGACCATCGAACGCAGCCTCGTCATGGTCCAGGCCGAGGTCGCCGACCGGCTCGCCGCCGCACCAGGCTCCAAGGTCTACGGCGTGCCGTCGGTGAAGGCCAACTGGTACACCGAGGTCAAGCGCGCCGGCTCCATCGGACGCTCCGTCTTCTGGCCCGCGCCGAATGTCGACTCCGGGCTGGTCTCCCTGGTCAGGAGGGCCGAGCCGGTCGCCACCAGCGCCACGCGCCGCGAGGTCTTCGCCGTCGTCGACGCGGCCTTCGCGCAGCGCCGCAAGACGCTGCGGGCGGCCCTCTCGGGCTGGGCGGGCTCCGCGCCCGCCGCCGAGGCGGCCCTGACGGCGGCCGGGGTCTCGCCCCAGGCGCGCGGCGAGTCCCTCACCGTCGAGGAGTTCGCCCGCATCGCCGAGCACAGGCCCGCGGGCCTGGCCGCGGCCCCCCGCCGCCAGGAAAACCAGCCGCAGCAGGAGACACGACAGCACCAGGAAAACCAGCCGCAGCACGAGACGCGGCAGCACCAGGGAAAACAGGCGCAGCAGGAAACGCAGCAGAAGGAGGGCGACGCGTGA
- a CDS encoding 4-(cytidine 5'-diphospho)-2-C-methyl-D-erythritol kinase → MSVTVRVPAKVNVQLSVGAARPDGFHDLANVFLAVGLHDEVTVTPADSLRVTCEGPDAAEVPLDRTNLAARAALALAARDGRSPDVHIHIAKDIPVAGGMAGGSADGAGALLACDTLWQTGTPHDELLEICAELGSDVPFSLTGGAALGTGRGERLTRLDVGGVFHWVFAQAEGGLSTPAVYREFDRLHEGHRIPEPLVSPLLLDALASGDPAALAATIGNDLQPAALSLFPALADTLEAGTKAGALAALVSGSGPTTAFLTEDEPSAVAVAEALTASGSCRAVRTATSPAAGATVI, encoded by the coding sequence GTGAGCGTCACCGTACGGGTGCCCGCCAAGGTCAATGTGCAGCTCTCGGTCGGCGCGGCCAGGCCCGACGGCTTCCACGACCTGGCCAACGTCTTCCTGGCCGTCGGCCTCCACGACGAGGTGACCGTCACCCCCGCCGACTCCCTCCGTGTCACCTGTGAGGGCCCCGACGCGGCCGAAGTGCCGCTGGACCGCACCAACCTCGCCGCCCGCGCGGCCCTGGCGCTCGCCGCACGTGACGGCCGCAGTCCCGACGTGCACATCCACATCGCCAAGGACATCCCCGTCGCGGGCGGCATGGCCGGCGGCAGCGCGGACGGCGCGGGCGCGCTGCTCGCCTGCGACACGCTGTGGCAGACCGGTACGCCCCACGACGAGCTGCTGGAGATCTGCGCGGAACTCGGCAGTGACGTGCCGTTCAGCCTGACCGGCGGCGCGGCTCTCGGCACAGGACGCGGTGAGCGGCTGACCCGGCTGGACGTGGGCGGAGTCTTCCACTGGGTGTTCGCCCAGGCGGAGGGCGGTCTCTCGACGCCCGCGGTCTACCGCGAGTTCGACCGGCTGCACGAGGGGCACCGCATCCCCGAGCCACTGGTGTCGCCGCTGCTCCTCGACGCGCTCGCGAGCGGCGATCCCGCCGCCCTCGCCGCGACGATCGGCAACGACCTCCAGCCGGCCGCGCTCTCGCTCTTCCCCGCGCTCGCCGACACCCTGGAAGCGGGCACCAAGGCCGGGGCGCTCGCCGCGCTCGTCTCCGGCTCGGGCCCCACCACGGCCTTCCTCACCGAGGACGAGCCGTCCGCCGTCGCCGTGGCGGAGGCGCTCACCGCATCGGGATCGTGCCGCGCCGTACGGACCGCGACCTCCCCGGCCGCGGGCGCCACCGTGATCTGA